The following proteins are encoded in a genomic region of Sphingopyxis sp. YF1:
- a CDS encoding sulfotransferase, with amino-acid sequence MSDAYASALAGFAAPLAAAALLAEAEARTGLSDWGGRRWGEDRFRHDFALLCDEIEASAALTATGRSRTHSRLMTMLVSRLGYLDARKAAKGADAERIAAPLIGSGMPRAGTTFLHGLFARDPANRAVPAWQAAMPAPLADGGDRAALYARILAFQGMTAPDVTAIHPFGSELPEECIFLQEGNLGSLYGVYWNVPRYQAAIAGKMPSAFAWQVGVMQYLQAGGPPRRWALKGPGHLFAWRELLIAFPDARLYVNHRDPGKVIPSIASLFARLRALFSDDAVDPAAIGAQQLAAWQHATGEYAAWRDCEGVEACVSDVRFTDLVTDPLATVARVYDELGIGFTADARDAMARHLETDPHAAAPKRAYRLADYGLDEAAIEAAFAPYIERFSIEREKRQ; translated from the coding sequence ATGAGCGACGCCTATGCGTCGGCGCTCGCCGGTTTCGCGGCGCCGCTCGCGGCCGCGGCGTTGCTCGCCGAGGCCGAGGCGCGCACGGGGCTGTCCGACTGGGGCGGCAGGCGCTGGGGCGAGGACCGCTTCCGCCACGATTTCGCGCTGCTCTGCGACGAAATCGAGGCAAGCGCCGCGCTGACCGCGACCGGGCGCAGCCGGACGCACAGCCGCCTGATGACGATGCTTGTCTCGCGACTCGGCTATCTGGATGCACGCAAGGCGGCGAAGGGCGCCGATGCCGAGCGGATCGCCGCGCCGCTGATCGGATCGGGCATGCCGCGCGCGGGCACGACCTTCCTCCACGGGCTGTTCGCGCGGGACCCCGCCAACCGCGCGGTGCCGGCGTGGCAAGCCGCGATGCCGGCACCGCTGGCGGACGGCGGCGACCGCGCCGCGCTCTACGCCCGCATCCTCGCCTTTCAGGGCATGACCGCGCCCGACGTCACCGCGATCCATCCTTTCGGATCGGAGCTGCCCGAGGAATGCATCTTCCTGCAGGAAGGCAATCTCGGCAGCCTTTATGGCGTCTACTGGAACGTGCCCCGCTATCAGGCCGCGATTGCCGGCAAGATGCCCTCGGCCTTCGCGTGGCAGGTCGGGGTGATGCAATATCTGCAGGCGGGCGGGCCGCCGCGGCGCTGGGCGCTCAAGGGGCCGGGGCATCTGTTCGCCTGGCGCGAGCTGCTGATCGCCTTTCCCGACGCGCGCCTCTATGTGAACCATCGCGACCCGGGCAAGGTCATCCCGTCGATCGCCAGCCTCTTCGCGAGGCTGCGCGCGCTCTTTTCGGACGATGCGGTCGACCCGGCGGCGATCGGCGCGCAGCAGCTTGCGGCGTGGCAACATGCGACGGGCGAATATGCGGCATGGCGCGACTGCGAGGGCGTCGAAGCCTGCGTGAGCGACGTGCGTTTCACCGATCTGGTCACCGATCCGCTTGCCACCGTCGCGCGCGTCTATGACGAGCTCGGGATCGGCTTCACCGCCGACGCGCGCGATGCGATGGCGCGGCACCTCGAAACCGATCCCCACGCCGCGGCGCCGAAGCGCGCCTATCGGCTCGCCGACTACGGCCTCGACGAAGCGGCGATCGAGGCCGCCTTCGCTCCCTATATCGAACGCTTTTCCATCGAGCGGGAGAAACGCCAGTGA
- a CDS encoding class I adenylate-forming enzyme family protein yields the protein MTEEEYAALGLQGPPARIDPPRAPRDVASLIARAAAACPGDEALVDAQGRYDFGELAAAVTAAAALFDAAGIRPGDRVAASLGNENSLVIAFFAAMRLGAVWVGINKILPPDDKRYILAHSGATLLLTDASLEEQVVALRDGAPELAHVWILDAPGRDGGWHAALADAANAVAPAPDIDPFAPAAIMYTSGTTGVPKGVVHSQHNMIVVPAAAFAHGLMTPEARRGSALPLTITNVMILGPVSAFLACKPFLFAPSIKIEPLIGWIRDQRVGQVAFVPTMIYDLLQADLDLPEHFRMASGGAPLPHAIRAAFFRRHGYHVSPSYGLTEAPTVVAHSFDAVPPDGASGHALPHLDISIRDGDGNPVPTGTVGEVCFSATQAGEWANVYTPPLGYWREADKTAALLRGGVVHSGDHGSLDADGWLTIADRSSELILRGGSNVYPAEIERVLHGHDGVADCAVVGKPDLRMGMLTVACIQLAHADLDPAAIEAELVALCRERLTRYKIPDEWRFLDAFPRNAMGKVVKPKLREMVAAAD from the coding sequence ATGACGGAAGAGGAATATGCTGCGCTCGGTTTGCAGGGCCCCCCGGCCCGCATCGATCCCCCCCGCGCGCCGCGCGACGTCGCGAGCCTGATCGCGCGCGCCGCGGCGGCCTGTCCCGGCGACGAGGCGCTCGTCGACGCGCAGGGCCGCTATGATTTCGGCGAGCTGGCGGCGGCGGTCACCGCCGCGGCGGCGCTGTTCGACGCGGCCGGGATTCGGCCGGGCGATCGAGTCGCGGCGTCGCTCGGCAATGAAAACAGTCTCGTGATCGCCTTTTTCGCGGCGATGCGGCTCGGCGCGGTGTGGGTGGGAATCAACAAGATCCTGCCGCCCGACGACAAGCGCTACATATTGGCGCACAGCGGCGCGACGCTGCTGCTGACCGACGCGAGCCTCGAGGAACAGGTCGTGGCGCTGCGCGACGGCGCGCCCGAACTGGCGCATGTCTGGATCCTCGATGCGCCGGGGCGCGACGGCGGCTGGCACGCGGCGCTCGCCGACGCGGCGAATGCGGTGGCTCCGGCCCCCGACATCGATCCCTTCGCCCCCGCGGCGATCATGTACACCAGCGGCACCACCGGCGTGCCCAAGGGCGTCGTCCACAGCCAGCACAACATGATCGTCGTGCCCGCCGCGGCCTTCGCGCACGGGCTGATGACGCCCGAGGCGCGGCGCGGATCGGCGCTGCCGCTGACGATCACCAACGTGATGATCCTCGGCCCGGTGTCGGCCTTCCTTGCGTGCAAGCCCTTCCTGTTCGCGCCGTCGATCAAGATCGAGCCGCTGATCGGCTGGATCCGCGACCAGCGCGTCGGACAGGTCGCGTTCGTGCCGACGATGATCTACGACCTGCTCCAGGCCGATCTCGACCTGCCCGAACATTTCCGCATGGCGTCGGGCGGCGCGCCGCTGCCGCACGCGATCCGCGCGGCCTTCTTCCGGCGCCACGGCTATCATGTCTCGCCCTCCTACGGGCTGACCGAGGCGCCGACGGTGGTTGCGCACAGCTTCGATGCGGTGCCCCCCGACGGCGCGAGCGGGCATGCGCTGCCGCATCTCGATATCTCGATCCGCGACGGCGACGGAAACCCGGTGCCCACCGGTACCGTCGGCGAAGTCTGTTTTTCGGCGACGCAGGCGGGCGAATGGGCGAATGTCTACACGCCGCCGCTCGGTTACTGGCGCGAGGCGGACAAGACCGCGGCGCTGCTGCGCGGCGGGGTGGTCCATTCGGGTGATCACGGCAGCCTCGACGCTGACGGCTGGCTGACGATCGCCGACCGCAGCTCCGAACTGATCCTGCGCGGCGGATCGAACGTCTATCCGGCCGAGATCGAGCGCGTGCTGCACGGGCACGACGGCGTCGCCGACTGCGCGGTGGTCGGCAAGCCCGACCTGCGCATGGGCATGCTGACGGTGGCGTGCATCCAGCTGGCCCACGCCGACCTCGACCCCGCGGCGATCGAGGCCGAACTCGTCGCGCTCTGCCGCGAAAGGCTGACGCGCTACAAGATACCCGACGAATGGCGTTTCCTCGACGCCTTTCCGCGCAACGCGATGGGCAAGGTGGTCAAGCCGAAGCTGCGCGAGATGGTCGCCGCCGCCGACTGA
- a CDS encoding SDR family oxidoreductase — translation MPQPISFHRRLAGWRAIVTGAGTLGDGVGTGKAIAALFAAEGARVALLDIEADRAEATLALVRELGGEGLVVAGNVADPADAARMVAESLGWLGGLDVLVNNIGIGAGAGRLHDVADADIDRVLSVNLGTIYNMCRHAMPALLAGQGRAIVNISSVAGIRAHGNAAYGPSKAAVQQLTAELAVMYGRDGIRANCVAPGHIVTPMVAAHLEGERRRIRSAIAPLGVEGDAWDIAQAALFLAGPESRFVTGVTLPVDGGVTQVGPLAAYERVTGE, via the coding sequence ATGCCCCAGCCCATAAGCTTTCACCGCCGGCTTGCCGGCTGGCGCGCGATCGTCACCGGCGCCGGCACGCTCGGCGACGGGGTCGGTACCGGCAAGGCGATTGCGGCGCTGTTCGCCGCCGAGGGCGCGCGCGTCGCGCTGCTCGATATCGAGGCCGATCGGGCCGAGGCGACGCTGGCGCTGGTGCGCGAACTGGGCGGCGAGGGGCTGGTGGTCGCGGGCAATGTCGCCGACCCCGCCGACGCCGCGCGCATGGTCGCGGAGAGCCTGGGCTGGCTCGGCGGGCTCGACGTGCTCGTCAACAATATCGGCATCGGCGCGGGCGCGGGGCGGCTGCACGACGTCGCCGACGCCGACATCGACCGCGTGCTGTCGGTCAACCTCGGCACGATCTACAACATGTGCCGCCACGCGATGCCCGCGCTGCTGGCGGGGCAGGGCAGGGCGATCGTCAACATCTCGTCGGTTGCCGGCATCCGCGCGCACGGCAACGCCGCCTATGGCCCCAGCAAGGCGGCGGTGCAGCAGCTCACCGCCGAGCTCGCGGTCATGTACGGGCGCGACGGCATTCGCGCCAATTGCGTCGCGCCGGGGCATATCGTCACCCCGATGGTCGCCGCGCATCTGGAGGGCGAGCGCCGCCGCATCCGCAGCGCGATCGCGCCGCTCGGGGTCGAGGGCGACGCGTGGGACATCGCGCAGGCGGCGCTGTTTCTCGCCGGTCCCGAAAGCCGCTTCGTCACCGGGGTGACGCTGCCCGTCGACGGCGGGGTAACGCAGGTCGGCCCGCTCGCCGCCTACGAACGGGTGACCGGCGAATGA